CATAAGTCCGAAAGGACCTGTTTTCAGCAGTACAGAGGAAATGTAACCGGAAACCGGAGTCGGTGCGGTTGCAGGGTGCATCCAGATATCAATTCGCAGTGGAAGCATTGCAGCTTTCATAGCAAAGCCAATCGCGATGAATGCCATTGCGTACATACCGGTGGAGCCGGACATAGTTCCGAGCGCCTGAGCAAGTTCACCGAATCCGAATACACCGGACTCTGCTGTGAGCATTGCTACACCGAAGAACATGAAGGATGCGCCAAGAATGTTGAATGTGAAGTACTTAAAGCCTTCTTTGAGAGCACTCTTGGACTCTTCATGGATAATGATGGAGTAAAGCGGCCAACTGGACATGATCTCCCAGAAAAGGAAGAACGTGAAAATGTTGGAGCTTGTTGCAACACCCAGCAGACCACCGATCATCAGCAGGAATAGGGTGAAGAAACGCCATTGGGTGTGGCTGTGATCCATGTAGTTTGCAGAGTATACGATGTTGAGAATACCCATGAGGATAATGAGGAGGCTGTAGCTGATGCTGAGCGCGTCCAGAGAACCCCATGAGAAACCAAGACCGATAAATGCAAGTACCAGAACGCCTACGGAACCCCATGCAGATTTTTCCAGATTGTCACGCAGGATGTACGGAACTACTGCGCCAACCATTGGAATTGCTGCGTAGAGCGGCCAGCCGACAGCTAAGTCTGGCAGAGGCTGAACTGCAATTTTGCCTGCTGCAAGCAGAGACTGCATTACAGGAACAACAATAACAAAGTTCAGCTGCGGGAATACGCCCAGCAAGAGACATGCTGTAGCAAGTACACCCATTGGTATGAGACAGGTAAGCGGAGCTTCTGCAACCGGCTCACCTTCGTATTTTTCAAAGAAGAGGATGCGTACAAGACGGGTGTAGTACACAACGCCCATCAGACCACCGGCAAGAATCATAACTGCCAGAAGTGGCTGACCTGCATCCATCGCTGCGTAAACCATGAGGAATTTACTTACAAAACCGCCGAATGGTGGCAGTCCCATAATACCCATGAGACCTGCAAACAAACAAAGACCGGTAAGCGGCATTGCGCGTCCCATACCTTTCAGCTTGCTTATAGTGTATGTTCCTGAGCGGAGGATAAGCATGCCAACACCGAGGAACAGCAGGTTTTTCATGATAGCATGGTTCACAACGTGCGCCATGGAGCCAGTGAGCGAAAGGTATGTTCCAAGACCAAGTACCGCTGCAATCTCACCGACTTGTGCCATGGTGGAGTATGCGAGCATGCGCTTAACGTTGGTCTGCATAAGTGCCATGACTTCTGCAAACAGCAAGGTTACTGCGCCAAGCACGGTAATCAGCGTTGTGATATTGAATGCGCCTTCCTGATTAAAGTATCCGGCTCCAAAGAGGGCAAAGCATACCATGAGCATGCCGTAGATACCGGTTTTTGTAAGAATACCGGAGAGCGGACCAGAAATGGAAGAAGGTGCCACAGGGTGAGCAGCAGGTAGCCAGCTGTGGAATGGTACAAGACCAGCTTTTACAGCAAAGCCGAAGAAACAGAGCAGCGCAGCAATACCGGCAAGCGCAGGGCTTATGTTTTCTGTTGCTTGAGCAATGGCAGCATAATCAAAGCTACCTGTTGCACTGTGGATAAGGAAGATACCGAACAGCAGGGCATATGCACCGGCTGCACACATAAAGAAGTATTTAAAGCCTGCTTTAAACGCGTTCTTAGTTTCTTCGTGAATAACGAGGAAGTAAGAGCTGAAGGTCATCAGTTCCCAGAAACCGTAGAGAGAGCCAAGGTGCTGGGTAAGAGTAAGACCAATCAAGGAACCCTGCATGAGAAGCAGGAAGAACCAGTAGCGGGTTGCGTTTTCTTTATGAATGTATCCACCTGAGTAGACGGTGACAATAAGTCCGATGCCGGACATGATACATGCAAAAAGTTTGGAAAGCGCAGGTGCGTCAGTAGTGGTGGTTGCAATCAGTGCAACTGCAGATAATGCAGTCGCCAGTGCAAAGCGCCAGTCAAAACGCTTGAGTGCTGCCGGAATGTACTGTGACGGAATCAGCAACAGGAATGCGCCGACATACGGAAGTGAAGCAGCAAGTGGCCAGTGAGCTTCAAACTCAGGCAGGCTGACTTCTGAACCGAATATCGCCATAACCGGATGCAGGATCAGATCTGGGAAAATGTGAGATACAGCAACAGCTGCACCAATTATTACGGTGATACCACCGAGAATCATGGAGGTAGCAGGCTTGTCTTCTGCATTTTCCGGTGCTTCAAAGCACAGTGTTTGAACAATGGTGATGGTGTACCACAAGGCAATACAGTTGCTTACAAGCAGCATGATTGCTGGCAGGTACATTTCAGCACTGATAAGTCCATATGTGAGAGCCAGTTTGCTTAACGCACCCTTGAACGGAGTAAATCCGATGGCAGAAAACATGGCAAACCCGAAGATTCCTGCGAAAAGTGGAGCACGCTTGAATGCGCCACGCAGGTTAGTAAGATCGAGTGAGCCAAACTGTCTTGCCAGCCCGAACAGTGCAAAAACAGCCAGACCTCTTATGGAGAGCTGATAGAAAAGGTGTAATGCAGCGCCTGCATTACCAGAGATTGTTCCTGTCCCGAACCCTGCAAGGACAGCTCCGATTTCCGCAATGCTGGAAAAAAGGAGTACGGTTGTTAATTTGTTAAACTGCTTGCAAGCCCAAATTTGCGTAAGCAGCAGAATCAAACACCCAAAGTAGACTGAGAAGTGAGAAGTGGTAACTTCAAGTAACATGCAATTCTTGCTCCTTATGAAAGAAGACAATACCGACTGCCCAGACGCACCTATAGCAGGTACATCCACGGTATTCTTCCAGTACACCGCAGAGGAAACCCCATTTCCCTGAATATAGCGCGGCTATATTCAATCTGCGGTGTTGTTTCTTTCAATCCGAATCCAGTGCGCCGTCGCAACACGGCTCAGCACTTCCTGTATGACGGACTGTTCAACTGCACGTTGCCCTTTTAGTGCGGAAGAAACAGTCATACGCATGACACTTTTTCGAAAAAACGGGTCGGCACTCCCGTAATTTGAAACTGTGTGGTGAAGTAGCTGGCAGCTCGTTATTTTTCAGTTTGGTGATTACCCTTTCAAAGAAGGAAAAGAAAATTGAGCTGATAGGACACGATTGTGGGAATTTTCTTAACCACAAATCTAATCAGCAATATAGTTCTTTTACATTTCTTTACACTTGAATGAGTAATCAATTAAACAATTTAGCGACCATTCGTCTCTTTTTTTGAGTATTTTGGTCTACATTGAAGAAGAGCGATGTACTACTTCCTAGATTAACAGCCTGTAATTTTGTAACTTATTTGCAAAAGCTGCGCTTTTTTTTATGAATGCTTTTGAAAATAAGGGTTAATGCCCATTTACTAGTAGGTGTTAATCTCATGGATTAATGGATTGATGTATTTTTATTGATTGATCATGCAGTGAACCTATAGCTTGTTTTGATTGATCGCACAATCTTTCTTTTGATTTTTGTGGTGTCGTGTAATGCCCTGAAAAAGCAGCATTTAGAAGAGAACGCTTGACCGCTGTTGATGGCTGTTTTGGAAAAAAAGACAATAATATCGCAGGGTGAAGTGAAAAAGCTTCTGAGAGAAGAAAAAATGATGTTTTTTTTGTATGTAGAATCGTGTTTTTTCTGAATAAAATGATGGAAAAAAATAACTATGAACAAAAAAATATCGTAGTAAAAAATGAAGTTGTTTTATTTTGGCTGAAGATAGATAAAAAAAATGCATAAAAAAATTTTTATACAATAAAATAAGAATAAAAATCGCAAAAAAAAATAATTAGTGTCTATTTTTTAAAAATAAGATTCTAAAAACTTTCATTTAACACGTAACTACTGTTTTTTGCTGTTGATAAAAAACTATCTAGGCTCCATAAAAAATATATCATAATTGATACATAGTGATAAAACTCACAAGCTAGTGATAAGGCAGAATAGTGTCACTAATTCAGGTGATTGTAAGTTAAGTATAGAGTGAAATTTTTGTTTTGCATTGAGATGTGGTGAAAGTAAGAGTTCATTATCATTAATTCTGTAATTTAAAACGGGTAGAACCAAAAATGTAGGAAAAGTGTTGCAAAGCCTAGATAGCATGTGATAGTTTTCACATGAAAGCGAAATCTATATTTTCGAATAGAAATGCAAGGCACACCGCATCATCTTTTCATATGTTTTACGCCCAATTAAGCATATGAGCGAAAATTACGCCAATAGATTTAAATAATGTATGAGGCTGAACCTTGGTTCA
The nucleotide sequence above comes from Halodesulfovibrio sp.. Encoded proteins:
- a CDS encoding proton-conducting transporter membrane subunit, whose amino-acid sequence is MLLEVTTSHFSVYFGCLILLLTQIWACKQFNKLTTVLLFSSIAEIGAVLAGFGTGTISGNAGAALHLFYQLSIRGLAVFALFGLARQFGSLDLTNLRGAFKRAPLFAGIFGFAMFSAIGFTPFKGALSKLALTYGLISAEMYLPAIMLLVSNCIALWYTITIVQTLCFEAPENAEDKPATSMILGGITVIIGAAVAVSHIFPDLILHPVMAIFGSEVSLPEFEAHWPLAASLPYVGAFLLLIPSQYIPAALKRFDWRFALATALSAVALIATTTTDAPALSKLFACIMSGIGLIVTVYSGGYIHKENATRYWFFLLLMQGSLIGLTLTQHLGSLYGFWELMTFSSYFLVIHEETKNAFKAGFKYFFMCAAGAYALLFGIFLIHSATGSFDYAAIAQATENISPALAGIAALLCFFGFAVKAGLVPFHSWLPAAHPVAPSSISGPLSGILTKTGIYGMLMVCFALFGAGYFNQEGAFNITTLITVLGAVTLLFAEVMALMQTNVKRMLAYSTMAQVGEIAAVLGLGTYLSLTGSMAHVVNHAIMKNLLFLGVGMLILRSGTYTISKLKGMGRAMPLTGLCLFAGLMGIMGLPPFGGFVSKFLMVYAAMDAGQPLLAVMILAGGLMGVVYYTRLVRILFFEKYEGEPVAEAPLTCLIPMGVLATACLLLGVFPQLNFVIVVPVMQSLLAAGKIAVQPLPDLAVGWPLYAAIPMVGAVVPYILRDNLEKSAWGSVGVLVLAFIGLGFSWGSLDALSISYSLLIILMGILNIVYSANYMDHSHTQWRFFTLFLLMIGGLLGVATSSNIFTFFLFWEIMSSWPLYSIIIHEESKSALKEGFKYFTFNILGASFMFFGVAMLTAESGVFGFGELAQALGTMSGSTGMYAMAFIAIGFAMKAAMLPLRIDIWMHPATAPTPVSGYISSVLLKTGPFGLMKLFFIIGGAGFFAGKSGYWAQPAIMYTLAWVAGITIFYAALKAVMQTSIKRVLIYSTVSQMAYVLLGICMATSLTVSGGLMHFVNHMFFKNLLFLAAGAIMYRTHADTLDELSGIGRKMPFTLTVFAIAAFSAVGVPPLSGFTSKWMLYHGLMDEGEILLALLALSGSVLTLAYMIKFLHSAFFGQLNPRLEGVTEVGKLMRMPMAILAGASLFFGVFPGLLLAPVNSIIESTGFAPLDINLGGIATGSGAWDAISCALVMAISYGVARLILSFMNKSERICHTHGCGVTDISAEKSHVSGSNFYEPALTVLEQWLNLPAEFLSGRRKK